A stretch of the Plodia interpunctella isolate USDA-ARS_2022_Savannah chromosome Z, ilPloInte3.2, whole genome shotgun sequence genome encodes the following:
- the LOC128683355 gene encoding protein SCAI, whose product MMNSLIEDKHRKIIIEFCHLLEKAKQLFNGLRELPQYGHKQWHSYFGRTFDVYTKLWKFQQLHRAILDTKYGLKRWQIGEIASKIGQLYYHFYLRTSETAYLNEAYSFYSAIRGRSYYTQASKEDRSELLVKKLRYYARFIVVCLLLKKNQLVRDLVHELDHQVKEYGKTYDPDDQVEWILVLDEIVAFLEADHVITVKRPDGVNVIISNRLNPLNTYPLDKTSQMTLSLQEIVVVGSYDQVKFSELTMDMFRMLQTLEKEPDAQVQDESSRQRFIPAPNISNQGYDLESLHHTNTHKYLLFKPSPTQILVYLSSGCHDLPPNGALLLYISAEGNKVPGKLEASGYEAGGLITTSRSDINRDTSRVQEPQPGPSSAPVAPTSATQSKYKEARCLYPGDLVPYTRRPMFIIIESDNSYVFQQIPRHFGQPLIIMMSPIELPERLENKQHDGNLFTLFLHSPLAAVCYLSDIVNFTLAHWERAMKIIDNFMTEACIIMMRTRIDPAFNAFIGDDFFRVLLLRFIFCEVTIRRHRGFRARNQHPRILPALPEEIYDNAALNYFVLELADHLQIGTFFDEPIVHPAIKP is encoded by the exons ATGATGAATTCCTTAATAGAAGACAAGCACCGTAAAATTATCATTGAATTCTGCCATCTTCTTGAAAAGGCAAAGCAACTTTTCAATGGGCTACG GGAACTTCCACAGTACGGTCATAAACAATGGCACTCTTATTTCGGCCGCACTTTCGACGTTTATACGAAACTGTGGAAATTCCAGCAGCTTCACCGTGCCATCCTCGACACTAAATATGGGTTGAAGAGATGGCAGATTGGAGAAATAGCCTCCAAAATTGGCCAGCTCTACTACCACTTCTA CCTTAGGACAAGCGAGACGGCTTACCTAAATGAGGCTTATTCCTTCTACTCTGCCATCCGAGGGCGCAGCTACTACACCCAAGCAAGCAAAGAAGACCGGAGCGAGTTACTTGTTAAGAAACTCCGGTACTACGCCAGATTTATTGTAGTTTGTCTTCTGTTAAAGAAGAACCAGCTCGTCCGCGACCTAGTACATGAATTAGACCACCAAGTCAAAGAATATGGGAAGACCTATGATCCTGATGATCAAGTCGAGTGGATCCTGGTGTTGGATGAAATCGTGGCGTTCTTGGAAGCTGACCACGTGATCACAGTGAAACGTCCCGATGGTGTCAACGTCATTATATCCAACAG ACTGAATCCTTTGAACACATACCCTTTGGACAAGACGTCCCAGATGACACTCTCGCTCCAAGAAATCGTCGTGGTCGGCAGCTACGATCAAGTGAAGTTCTCCGAACTCACCATGGACATGTTCAGGATGCTGCAGACCCTGGAGAAAGAGCCAGACGCCCAAGTCCAAGACGAATCCTCAAGACAGCGATTCATACCGGCCCCAAATATTTCAAACCAAG GTTACGACCTGGAGTCGCTCCACCACACCAACACTCACAAGTACCTGCTGTTCAAGCCGTCACCAACCCAGATCCTGGTGTACCTGTCCAGTGGGTGCCATGACCTGCCTCCGAACGGGGCTTTGCTGCTATACATTTCAGCTGAAGGCAACAAAGTGCCGGGCAAGTTAGAAGCAA GTGGCTACGAAGCAGGTGGTTTAATAACCACGTCGAGGTCGGACATCAACAGAGATACAAGCCGAGTCCAGGAGCCTCAGCCTGGCCCATCATCAGCACCAGTCGCACCAACATCAGCCACACAGTCGAAGTATAAAGAGGCGCGATGCCTGTACCCGGGAGACCTGGTACCTTACACCAGGCGACCTATGTTCATCATCATCGAGTCCGATAACTCCTACGTGTTCCAACAAATACCAAGGCACTTCGGACAGCCTCTCATCATCATGATGTCTCCCATAGAGTTGCCGGAACGATTGGAGA ACAAACAGCATGACGGCAACCTGTTCACCCTGTTCCTGCACTCCCCCCTCGCCGCCGTATGTTATCTATCAGACATAGTAAACTTCACTCTGGCGCATTGGGAGAGAGCCATGAAAATTATCGACAACTTCATGACTGAGGCTTGCATTATCATGATGAGAACCAGAATTG ACCCGGCATTTAACGCGTTCATAGGAGACGACTTCTTCAGAGTTCTGCTTCTAAGGTTCATCTTCTGCGAAGTGACAATCAGGAGGCACCGAGGTTTCCGCGCCAGGAACCAGCACCCGAGGATATTGCCGGCCCTCCCCGAGGAAATCTACGACAATGCGGCTTTGAATTACTTCGTCCTGGAATTGGCTGATCATTTACAA attggcACATTCTTCGACGAGCCGATTGTCCATCCGGCGATAAAACCCTGA